A region of Thermobifida halotolerans DNA encodes the following proteins:
- a CDS encoding YidH family protein — translation MGSNPDRERGRGDGGEPDYRFTLANERTFLAWIRTALALVAGAVAVLHLVPLEWHGATQLSVGLALAVLAVIITGYAPVRWRQVQRAMRHGQPLPTTPLPLITAVGVALICLAVVVGNYWP, via the coding sequence GTGGGGTCGAATCCGGACCGGGAGCGAGGACGCGGCGACGGCGGGGAACCCGACTACCGTTTCACCCTCGCCAACGAACGCACCTTCCTGGCATGGATCCGGACCGCGTTGGCGCTGGTGGCCGGGGCGGTGGCGGTACTGCACCTGGTTCCGTTGGAGTGGCACGGCGCGACGCAGTTGTCCGTCGGACTGGCGCTCGCCGTGCTGGCCGTGATCATCACCGGCTACGCCCCGGTGCGCTGGCGGCAGGTACAGCGCGCCATGCGCCACGGCCAACCGCTGCCGACCACTCCGTTGCCGCTGATCACCGCGGTGGGCGTCGCCCTGATCTGTCTGGCTGTCGTCGTGGGGAACTACTGGCCATGA
- the trxA gene encoding thioredoxin — MATIELTKDNFNETLQDNDFVLIDFWASWCGPCKMFAPVYERASEKHDDLVFAKVDTEAQQELAASFNIQSIPTLMIVRDRTVLYAQPGALPETALEDLIQQARDLDMDEVRKQIAQQQGDGSAQE; from the coding sequence GTGGCCACCATCGAACTGACCAAGGACAACTTCAACGAGACGCTTCAGGACAACGACTTCGTCCTCATCGACTTCTGGGCGTCCTGGTGCGGGCCGTGCAAGATGTTCGCTCCCGTCTACGAGCGGGCCTCAGAGAAGCACGACGACCTGGTCTTCGCCAAGGTCGACACCGAGGCCCAGCAGGAACTGGCGGCCAGCTTCAACATCCAGTCGATCCCGACACTGATGATCGTGCGCGACCGCACCGTCCTGTACGCCCAGCCCGGCGCCCTGCCCGAGACCGCGCTGGAGGACCTGATCCAGCAGGCCCGCGACCTCGACATGGACGAGGTCCGCAAGCAGATCGCCCAGCAGCAGGGGGACGGCTCCGCACAGGAGTGA
- the hisG gene encoding ATP phosphoribosyltransferase yields MNDLLRIAVPNKGQLSEPAVAMLSEAGYRQRKDSRDLVMLDPDNGTEFFFLRPKDIAVYVGEGILNVGITGRDMLLDSGAPVEELLPLGFGNSTFRFAARNGSSMKVEDLAGKRIATSYEGLLAAYLAERGIEARVIHLDGAVESSIQLGVADAVADVVSTGTTLRQAGLETFGDPILESEAVVIRRRGEPDDPKVEQMLRRLRGVLVARDYVMMDYDVHAERLDDAIALTPGMEGPTVSPLHREGWVAVRAMVPRRDAQRIMDDLWEIGARAILVTDIYACRL; encoded by the coding sequence ATGAACGACCTGCTCCGCATCGCCGTGCCCAACAAGGGCCAGCTCTCCGAACCGGCCGTCGCCATGCTGAGCGAGGCCGGATACCGTCAGCGCAAGGACTCGCGCGACCTGGTCATGCTCGATCCCGACAACGGGACCGAGTTCTTCTTCCTGCGCCCCAAGGACATCGCCGTCTACGTCGGCGAGGGCATCCTCAACGTCGGCATCACCGGCCGCGACATGCTGCTCGACTCGGGCGCCCCGGTCGAGGAACTGCTGCCGCTGGGCTTCGGCAACTCCACGTTCCGCTTCGCCGCGCGCAACGGCTCCTCGATGAAGGTCGAGGACCTCGCGGGGAAGCGCATCGCCACGTCCTACGAGGGACTGCTCGCCGCCTACCTGGCCGAGCGCGGCATCGAGGCGCGGGTCATCCACCTGGACGGCGCGGTGGAGAGCTCGATCCAACTGGGCGTGGCCGACGCGGTGGCCGACGTGGTGTCCACCGGTACCACCCTGCGCCAGGCCGGGCTGGAGACGTTCGGCGACCCCATCCTGGAGTCCGAGGCCGTGGTCATCCGCCGCAGGGGGGAGCCGGACGACCCGAAGGTCGAGCAGATGCTGCGGCGACTGCGCGGCGTGCTCGTCGCCCGCGACTACGTGATGATGGACTACGACGTGCACGCCGAGCGCCTGGACGACGCCATCGCGCTCACTCCCGGTATGGAGGGACCCACGGTCTCCCCGCTGCACCGGGAGGGCTGGGTCGCGGTGCGCGCCATGGTGCCGCGCCGGGACGCCCAGCGGATCATGGACGATCTCTGGGAGATCGGGGCGCGCGCCATCCTGGTCACCGACATCTACGCCTGCCGCCTGTAG
- a CDS encoding phosphoribosyl-ATP diphosphatase, which produces MKTFEELFAELSEKARTRPAGSGTVAQLDAGVHAIGKKVVEEAAEVWMAAEYQSDEQTAEEISQLLYHLQVLMLARGLRLEDVYRHL; this is translated from the coding sequence ATGAAGACCTTCGAAGAGCTGTTCGCCGAGCTGTCCGAGAAGGCACGGACCCGGCCCGCGGGGTCGGGCACGGTCGCCCAACTGGACGCCGGTGTGCACGCGATCGGCAAGAAGGTCGTCGAGGAGGCGGCCGAGGTCTGGATGGCCGCCGAGTACCAGAGCGACGAACAGACCGCCGAAGAGATCTCCCAACTCCTCTACCACCTCCAGGTCCTGATGCTGGCGCGTGGCCTGCGTCTGGAGGACGTCTACCGGCATCTGTAG
- a CDS encoding SDR family NAD(P)-dependent oxidoreductase — translation MSDRHAHPRTALVTGASTGIGAEYARQLAERGYSLVLVARSADRLAALADDLADRYGVGVRPLPADLTRDADLSAVEERLRATGDAADAPIDLLVNNAGRGHGGEFATQPTETVDSTLALNIRALTRLARAVLPVQIGRAERLRGSGRPRPIGVINVASVAGLLPSSPGGAVYAASKAYVLSFTDTLAVETAGHGVRVSAVLPGYVRTDMTRYVQEMGLPDIAFVPKERVVADSLRGWAAGRVRVVPGLQYRAASALLHALPSGLFNAVARRVSP, via the coding sequence ATGAGCGATCGCCACGCCCATCCCCGTACCGCGCTGGTCACCGGAGCCTCGACCGGGATCGGTGCGGAGTACGCCCGGCAGTTGGCCGAACGCGGCTACTCCCTCGTACTGGTCGCCCGCAGCGCCGACCGGCTCGCCGCCCTCGCCGACGACCTGGCCGACCGCTACGGGGTCGGGGTGCGGCCCCTGCCCGCCGACCTCACCCGGGACGCGGACCTGTCCGCGGTCGAGGAACGGCTGCGCGCGACCGGCGACGCCGCGGACGCCCCGATCGACCTGCTGGTCAACAACGCGGGCCGGGGGCACGGCGGTGAGTTCGCCACGCAGCCGACCGAGACGGTCGACAGCACCCTCGCGCTGAACATCCGCGCGCTCACCCGACTGGCGCGTGCCGTGCTGCCGGTGCAGATCGGACGCGCGGAACGGCTCCGCGGCTCCGGACGCCCCCGACCGATCGGGGTGATCAACGTCGCCTCCGTGGCCGGACTGCTCCCGTCCTCCCCGGGAGGCGCGGTCTACGCCGCCTCCAAGGCCTACGTGCTGTCCTTCACCGACACGCTGGCGGTCGAGACGGCCGGACACGGCGTGCGGGTGTCCGCCGTGCTCCCCGGCTACGTGCGCACCGACATGACCCGCTACGTTCAGGAGATGGGACTGCCCGACATCGCGTTCGTCCCCAAGGAGCGCGTGGTCGCCGACTCGTTGCGCGGCTGGGCCGCGGGCCGCGTCCGGGTGGTGCCCGGCCTCCAGTACCGGGCGGCCAGCGCCCTGCTGCACGCCCTCCCGTCCGGGCTGTTCAACGCGGTGGCCAGACGCGTCTCCCCCTGA
- a CDS encoding ATP-binding protein, with amino-acid sequence MDERFLVALPRAAYTVPVLRNFLGSTLRVHGVCPECRRDILTAASEACANVVDHGEPAPDYQVSVHIERTFCTLRITHTGRHFTPAVAPPRPAPESESGRGVFLMHSLMDEVVFDVASNGRTTVHMSKRLCLLPSAGRSLAATAAGG; translated from the coding sequence ATGGATGAGCGATTCCTGGTCGCATTGCCCAGGGCGGCGTACACCGTCCCCGTACTGCGGAATTTCCTGGGAAGTACTCTCAGGGTCCACGGTGTCTGCCCCGAGTGCCGACGCGACATCCTGACGGCGGCCTCCGAAGCGTGCGCCAACGTCGTCGACCACGGGGAACCCGCACCTGACTACCAGGTTTCGGTCCACATCGAACGGACTTTCTGCACGTTGAGGATCACGCATACCGGCCGTCATTTCACTCCGGCGGTCGCGCCGCCCCGTCCCGCTCCGGAATCCGAGTCGGGGCGGGGTGTTTTCCTCATGCACTCCCTCATGGACGAGGTCGTCTTCGATGTGGCCTCCAACGGCCGGACCACGGTCCACATGTCCAAGCGGCTGTGTCTTCTTCCCTCGGCCGGGCGCAGCCTGGCCGCCACGGCCGCCGGGGGATGA
- the purS gene encoding phosphoribosylformylglycinamidine synthase subunit PurS yields MARVIVDVMLKPEILDPQGQAILGACGRLGFSGVTQVRQGKRFEVEIEGEADETRLGEVRKLAETLLANPVIEDFSLRVE; encoded by the coding sequence GTGGCCCGCGTCATCGTCGATGTCATGCTCAAGCCCGAGATCCTGGACCCGCAGGGGCAGGCCATCCTGGGCGCCTGCGGGCGTCTCGGCTTCTCCGGGGTGACCCAGGTCCGGCAGGGCAAGCGCTTCGAGGTCGAGATCGAGGGCGAGGCCGACGAGACCCGTCTCGGCGAGGTCCGCAAACTCGCCGAGACCCTGCTCGCGAACCCGGTCATCGAGGACTTCTCCCTGCGCGTGGAGTAG
- a CDS encoding sigma-70 family RNA polymerase sigma factor: MTTIELERSADATATAEVPDFTEAVTPYADQLYPAALRMTRNSADAEDLVQETFAKAFANFHQFRAGTNLRAWLYRILTNTFINGYRKKQREPRQETTDEIKDWQLAAADTHASTGSRSAEAEVLDRLPDSAVRTALARLPEEFRLVVYLIDVEGFSYKEVAERMDTPLGTVMSRLHRARRQLRVLLADYARERGLHAG, from the coding sequence TTGACGACCATTGAACTCGAACGCTCGGCGGACGCCACCGCCACCGCGGAGGTTCCCGACTTCACCGAGGCCGTCACGCCCTACGCGGACCAGCTCTACCCGGCGGCCCTGCGGATGACCAGGAACTCGGCCGACGCCGAGGACCTCGTCCAGGAGACCTTCGCCAAGGCGTTCGCCAACTTCCACCAGTTCCGCGCGGGAACCAACCTGCGCGCCTGGCTCTACCGGATTCTCACCAACACCTTCATCAACGGCTACCGCAAGAAGCAGCGGGAGCCCCGCCAGGAGACCACCGACGAGATCAAGGACTGGCAGCTCGCCGCGGCCGACACGCACGCGTCCACCGGTTCGCGTTCGGCCGAGGCCGAGGTCCTCGACCGGCTTCCCGACTCCGCGGTGCGCACGGCGCTGGCCCGGCTGCCGGAGGAGTTCCGTCTGGTCGTGTACCTGATCGACGTCGAGGGCTTCTCCTACAAGGAGGTGGCCGAACGGATGGACACCCCTCTGGGCACCGTCATGTCGCGGCTGCACCGCGCCCGCAGGCAACTGCGCGTGCTTCTCGCGGACTACGCCAGGGAGCGCGGACTCCACGCCGGCTGA
- the pdhA gene encoding pyruvate dehydrogenase (acetyl-transferring) E1 component subunit alpha, whose translation MSDSAAHEEQELIQLLTPDGESVPHPDYPLDLTAEEVRGLYRDLVLVRRLDAEAVALQRQGELGLWASLLGQEAAQIGSGRALRRQDVVFPSYRDHGVAWCRGLGSKELLGLFRGVTNGGWDPAEYNFYLYTIVIGSQTLHATGYAMGVQRDGALGEDGIAVITYFGDGATSQGDTNEAFNYAAVNNAPIVFFCQNNQWAISEPSERQSRAPIYQRAAGFGFPGLRVDGNDVFACLAVTREALRHAREGQGPTLIEAFTYRMGAHTTSDDPTRYRLSAEAEEWQRKDPISRVRAYLVREGMADDGFFAAVDAEAEELGARVRTDCRALPDPAPLDIFREVYAEPHSHLDRQRAEFADYLASFEGAEGAAR comes from the coding sequence GTGTCCGACAGCGCCGCGCACGAAGAGCAAGAACTCATCCAGCTCTTGACCCCTGATGGGGAGTCCGTCCCTCACCCCGACTATCCACTCGACCTGACAGCCGAAGAGGTACGCGGCCTGTACCGCGACCTCGTGCTGGTGCGGCGCCTCGACGCGGAGGCCGTCGCGCTGCAGCGACAGGGCGAACTCGGCCTGTGGGCCTCCCTGCTGGGCCAGGAAGCCGCGCAGATCGGCTCGGGCCGCGCCCTGCGGCGGCAGGACGTGGTCTTCCCGTCCTACCGCGACCACGGTGTGGCCTGGTGCCGCGGACTGGGCTCCAAGGAGCTGCTGGGCCTGTTCCGAGGTGTCACCAACGGCGGCTGGGATCCGGCCGAGTACAACTTCTACCTCTACACGATCGTCATCGGCAGCCAGACGCTGCACGCCACCGGTTACGCGATGGGCGTCCAGCGGGACGGCGCGCTCGGCGAGGACGGCATCGCCGTCATCACCTACTTCGGCGACGGCGCCACCAGCCAGGGCGACACCAACGAGGCGTTCAACTACGCCGCGGTCAACAACGCGCCGATCGTCTTCTTCTGCCAGAACAACCAGTGGGCCATCTCCGAGCCCTCGGAACGCCAGTCGCGGGCGCCGATCTACCAGCGGGCCGCCGGATTCGGCTTCCCGGGGCTGCGCGTGGACGGCAACGACGTGTTCGCCTGCCTGGCGGTCACCCGCGAGGCGCTGCGCCACGCCCGCGAGGGGCAGGGGCCCACGCTGATCGAGGCGTTCACCTACCGCATGGGCGCGCACACCACCTCCGACGACCCCACCCGCTACCGGCTCTCGGCGGAGGCCGAGGAGTGGCAGCGCAAGGACCCGATCAGCCGGGTGCGGGCCTACCTGGTCCGTGAGGGCATGGCCGACGACGGGTTCTTCGCCGCGGTCGACGCCGAAGCCGAGGAACTGGGGGCGCGGGTACGCACCGACTGCCGGGCGCTGCCCGATCCCGCACCCCTGGACATCTTCCGCGAGGTCTACGCGGAGCCCCACAGCCACCTGGACCGGCAGCGAGCCGAGTTCGCGGACTACCTGGCCTCCTTCGAGGGCGCGGAAGGAGCGGCCCGATGA
- a CDS encoding alpha-ketoacid dehydrogenase subunit beta, protein MSGTELTLGRAINAGLRRAMENDPKVLMMGEDIGKLGGVFRITDGLYKDFGADRVIDTPLAESGIIGTAIGLAMRGYRPVCEIQFDGFFFPAANQTFTQLAKFRARSGGQLRMPVVIRIPYGGGIGAVEHHSESPEAYFTHTAGLRTVTVANPEDAYWMIQQAVACDDPVVFLEPKRRYWDKAQVRTEGTPETATPMGAARVARSGTDITLVAYGPMVKIALQAAEADTERSIEVVDLRSLSPVDYDTVFESVRRTGRLVVAHEAPVSSGLGAEIAARVTESCFYHLEAPVVRVGGFDTPYPPSRLEEHYLPDLDRVLDGVDRAFAF, encoded by the coding sequence ATGAGCGGAACCGAACTCACCCTGGGCAGGGCGATCAACGCGGGACTGCGCCGTGCCATGGAGAACGACCCCAAGGTCCTGATGATGGGCGAGGACATCGGCAAGCTCGGCGGGGTCTTCCGGATCACCGACGGCCTGTACAAGGACTTCGGAGCGGACCGGGTGATCGACACCCCGCTGGCCGAGTCCGGCATCATCGGCACCGCGATCGGACTGGCGATGCGCGGCTACCGCCCGGTCTGCGAGATCCAGTTCGACGGGTTCTTCTTCCCGGCCGCCAACCAGACGTTCACCCAGCTCGCCAAGTTCCGGGCGAGGTCCGGGGGACAGTTGCGGATGCCCGTCGTCATCCGCATCCCCTACGGCGGAGGCATCGGCGCGGTCGAGCACCACAGCGAGTCGCCCGAGGCCTACTTCACACACACCGCGGGGCTCCGGACGGTCACCGTCGCCAACCCCGAGGACGCCTACTGGATGATCCAGCAGGCCGTCGCCTGCGACGACCCGGTGGTCTTCCTCGAACCCAAACGCCGCTACTGGGACAAGGCACAGGTGCGCACCGAGGGCACGCCCGAGACGGCCACCCCGATGGGCGCGGCCCGCGTGGCCCGCTCCGGCACCGACATCACCCTGGTGGCCTACGGGCCGATGGTCAAGATCGCGCTCCAGGCGGCCGAGGCCGACACCGAGCGCTCCATCGAGGTCGTCGACCTGCGCTCACTCTCCCCGGTGGACTACGACACCGTCTTCGAGTCGGTCCGCCGCACCGGACGCCTCGTCGTCGCGCACGAGGCCCCGGTCAGCAGCGGACTGGGGGCGGAGATCGCCGCCCGGGTCACCGAGTCCTGCTTCTACCACCTGGAGGCCCCGGTCGTCCGGGTCGGCGGGTTCGACACCCCGTACCCGCCGTCGCGGCTGGAGGAGCACTACCTGCCGGACCTGGACCGGGTCCTGGACGGTGTCGACCGCGCGTTCGCGTTCTGA
- a CDS encoding dihydrolipoamide acetyltransferase family protein has translation MTQQGIQRFALPDVGEGLTEAEILSWNVQPGDEIRVNQIICEIETAKAAVELPSPFTGRVVELLAEVGTTVEVGSPIIAVDTGGADGTPQPPAEEPREARVPARSEEDRREPVLVGYGVKGGATRRRARRRTGPAAPPRPASPGRGTGTRTVVLAKPPVRKLAKDLGVDLRAVAPSGPDGIVTREDVRRHAEQSLPRTPAEPRPAPETAGQPAAPAVVDRAAREERVPVRGVLRHMATAMVDSAFTAPHVTEFLQVDVTRTVKAVGRLRERPEFAGVKVSPLLLVARALLMAVRRHPRINASWDEANQEIVVKRYVNLGIAAATERGLVVPNIKDADRLPLPELARALTDLTETARAGRTAPADLSGGTITITNVGVFGVDGGTPILNPGEAAILAFGQIRDMPWVHRGRIRVRKVTTLSLAFDHRLVDGELGSKVLRDIGAVLEDPEELALAWG, from the coding sequence ATGACTCAACAGGGGATACAACGGTTCGCGCTGCCCGACGTCGGGGAGGGCCTGACCGAGGCCGAGATCCTGTCGTGGAACGTCCAGCCGGGCGACGAGATCCGGGTCAACCAGATCATCTGCGAGATCGAGACGGCCAAGGCCGCGGTGGAGCTGCCCAGCCCGTTCACGGGACGGGTGGTCGAGCTGCTGGCGGAGGTCGGGACCACGGTCGAGGTGGGCTCCCCGATCATCGCGGTGGACACCGGCGGTGCGGACGGGACGCCGCAGCCGCCCGCGGAGGAGCCGCGGGAGGCGCGGGTTCCCGCCCGGTCCGAGGAGGACAGGCGCGAGCCGGTGCTCGTCGGCTACGGCGTGAAGGGCGGAGCCACCCGGCGCCGTGCGCGCAGGCGGACCGGACCGGCCGCACCGCCCCGCCCCGCCTCCCCCGGGCGGGGAACCGGGACGCGGACGGTGGTGCTGGCCAAGCCGCCGGTACGCAAACTCGCCAAGGACCTCGGCGTGGACCTGCGCGCCGTGGCCCCCAGCGGACCGGACGGGATCGTCACCCGTGAGGACGTGCGGCGGCACGCGGAGCAGAGCCTGCCGCGCACCCCGGCGGAGCCCCGTCCCGCCCCGGAGACCGCCGGACAGCCGGCGGCCCCGGCCGTCGTCGACCGCGCCGCGCGGGAGGAGCGCGTCCCCGTCAGGGGGGTGCTGAGGCACATGGCGACGGCGATGGTCGACAGCGCGTTCACCGCGCCGCACGTGACCGAGTTCCTGCAGGTGGACGTCACCAGGACGGTGAAGGCCGTGGGCAGGCTGCGGGAGCGCCCGGAGTTCGCGGGAGTGAAGGTCTCCCCGCTGCTGCTGGTGGCTCGGGCGCTGCTCATGGCGGTGCGCCGCCACCCGCGGATCAACGCGTCCTGGGACGAGGCGAACCAGGAGATCGTGGTCAAACGCTACGTGAACCTGGGGATCGCGGCGGCCACCGAGCGCGGTCTGGTCGTGCCGAACATCAAGGACGCCGACCGGTTGCCGCTGCCGGAACTGGCGCGGGCGCTGACCGACCTCACCGAGACCGCGAGGGCGGGCAGGACCGCACCGGCGGACCTGAGCGGCGGCACCATCACGATCACCAACGTCGGTGTCTTCGGTGTCGACGGGGGAACTCCCATCCTCAACCCGGGGGAGGCCGCGATCCTGGCGTTCGGCCAGATCCGCGACATGCCGTGGGTGCACAGGGGCAGGATCAGGGTCCGCAAGGTGACCACGCTGTCGCTGGCCTTCGACCACCGCCTGGTCGACGGTGAACTGGGCTCGAAGGTCCTGCGCGACATCGGCGCGGTCCTGGAGGACCCCGAGGAGCTGGCCCTGGCCTGGGGGTGA